The Treponema primitia ZAS-1 genome window below encodes:
- a CDS encoding substrate-binding domain-containing protein: MKLLKRSVIAALVLLIAAGSVFAKGGSESGAAGSKKVKIYLITMDQMDAYWNFIDAGCKKAIAEIGADKIEYLFDSPERKDNNAQITKIENAAANGANYILLAANDTEAQNGAIAAAAKQGVKFIFVDAPASWSGAIATITTNNEAAGKTAGEQLLAKLQANGVTSGNLGIVNVNIATASTVAREKGFRSAFEGKGYSILPTQYAEGDPARSQEIASNYITQGVVGIFGANEGATVGTANAIKEAGGKVLGVGFDTGGSVLDLIDQGVIIGTMAQNPGMMGELGVKNAYTDYTGGTIADKNVDSGVTVVTSANSSQFR, encoded by the coding sequence ATGAAATTACTTAAAAGGTCGGTAATTGCGGCGCTCGTTCTGCTGATAGCAGCGGGTAGTGTGTTTGCCAAGGGCGGAAGCGAGAGCGGCGCCGCGGGTTCAAAAAAGGTTAAGATTTACTTAATCACCATGGACCAGATGGATGCGTATTGGAATTTTATCGATGCGGGCTGTAAGAAGGCGATTGCAGAGATCGGCGCGGACAAAATCGAATATCTTTTTGATTCGCCGGAGCGGAAGGACAACAACGCCCAGATCACCAAGATCGAAAACGCTGCAGCCAACGGCGCTAACTACATCCTGTTAGCCGCCAACGACACGGAAGCCCAGAACGGCGCTATCGCGGCTGCCGCCAAACAGGGGGTTAAGTTTATTTTTGTTGACGCCCCCGCAAGCTGGTCCGGCGCCATCGCGACGATCACGACCAACAACGAAGCCGCCGGTAAAACAGCAGGCGAGCAGCTGCTTGCCAAGCTCCAGGCCAACGGCGTAACCAGCGGTAATCTCGGTATCGTCAATGTAAACATTGCCACCGCTTCCACCGTAGCCCGTGAAAAGGGTTTCCGCTCTGCCTTTGAAGGCAAGGGTTATTCTATCCTCCCCACCCAGTATGCTGAAGGCGACCCCGCAAGGTCCCAGGAAATTGCCTCCAACTACATCACCCAGGGTGTGGTAGGTATTTTCGGCGCCAATGAAGGCGCCACCGTAGGTACCGCCAATGCTATCAAAGAAGCCGGTGGAAAGGTACTGGGCGTTGGTTTTGATACCGGCGGATCCGTACTCGACCTGATCGACCAGGGAGTAATTATCGGTACCATGGCCCAGAATCCCGGAATGATGGGTGAGTTAGGGGTAAAGAACGCCTACACCGATTATACCGGCGGAACCATTGCCGATAAGAATGTAGACTCCGGCGTCACCGTAGTGACCAGCGCGAATTCTTCGCAGTTCCGGTAG
- a CDS encoding cob(I)yrinic acid a,c-diamide adenosyltransferase — MSISTGLGDDGSTELFLGTSVPKDHPQVEFIGVLDELNSFLGDAKAAAHLERTKTLIESVQRDLFAAPGLLGSSKAETAIDPEWLTALIHEIEEQYPMRGFIIPGKNPASAKLDIARTVCRRAERRLVTLNRQEPVSPHLLRYMNRLSDLLFMLARSEEHGEEE; from the coding sequence ATGAGTATTTCCACCGGTCTTGGCGATGACGGCAGTACGGAACTCTTTTTAGGAACTTCAGTTCCGAAGGATCATCCCCAGGTTGAATTTATCGGCGTCCTTGATGAGCTTAACTCTTTTTTAGGGGATGCGAAGGCCGCCGCGCACCTGGAACGGACTAAAACCCTTATCGAATCGGTTCAACGGGACCTTTTCGCCGCCCCCGGGCTGCTGGGCTCCTCCAAAGCGGAGACGGCTATTGACCCGGAATGGCTCACCGCGTTGATCCACGAGATTGAGGAACAGTACCCCATGCGGGGCTTCATCATCCCGGGGAAAAACCCCGCCTCGGCGAAACTCGACATTGCCAGAACCGTATGCCGCCGGGCCGAACGGCGGCTGGTAACCCTTAACCGCCAGGAACCGGTCTCGCCCCATCTGCTCCGTTACATGAACCGCCTGTCGGATCTGCTCTTCATGCTCGCCCGTTCCGAGGAGCACGGCGAAGAAGAATAG
- a CDS encoding alanyl-tRNA editing protein yields METRKVYYEMPAAESFAANILELRPYTDKTALILDATIFYPEGGGQPGDRGTINGIPVLDVQEKDDEIFHIVNNGDGQKLSPGPAELILDRARRRDFTTLHTAQHLLSGTILRMTGAYTVSMHLGDEVCTIDVDTKEMTDETLIAVEEAVADAIEGDHPVIIHLCPPERVEDFPLRKIPPKGEDVIRVVEIRGNDFSPCCGTHLAATGDIGMLRILGAEKYKGMIRVSFIAGRRVLRDSRLLRHNAEIASRALKVPVTETGAGVLALLEKTSLLERRLKDLEEDAALRRAKALIAGKPGFEAQAGEGKVLTECLSDTDMEEVLRIGRAAQKLSSAVLVLASPGDLKFAGLCSVKALDIRPLLKDTMEKHGGKGGGGPSFFQGQFSRAEDLTAFLKSIPQEAAI; encoded by the coding sequence ATGGAAACCCGAAAAGTTTATTACGAAATGCCCGCCGCCGAATCTTTTGCCGCCAATATTCTGGAACTTCGGCCCTATACGGATAAGACGGCGCTGATCCTGGATGCCACGATATTTTACCCCGAGGGGGGCGGACAGCCGGGCGACCGGGGGACCATCAATGGGATTCCGGTGCTGGATGTTCAGGAAAAGGATGATGAAATTTTCCATATAGTAAATAATGGGGATGGGCAAAAGCTCAGTCCCGGACCGGCGGAGCTGATCCTTGACCGGGCACGGCGCCGGGATTTTACGACACTCCATACCGCCCAGCACCTTCTTTCGGGGACCATACTCCGTATGACCGGCGCGTACACGGTTTCCATGCACCTTGGGGATGAGGTCTGTACAATTGATGTGGATACTAAGGAAATGACCGATGAAACCCTGATTGCCGTGGAAGAGGCGGTGGCGGACGCCATTGAAGGGGATCATCCGGTGATTATCCATCTTTGTCCGCCCGAAAGGGTTGAGGATTTTCCCCTGCGGAAGATCCCCCCCAAGGGGGAGGATGTGATCCGGGTGGTGGAGATCCGGGGGAATGATTTTTCGCCCTGCTGCGGTACCCACCTGGCCGCCACCGGCGATATCGGGATGCTCCGTATCTTGGGAGCGGAAAAGTACAAGGGCATGATCAGGGTCAGCTTTATTGCCGGGCGGCGGGTACTCCGGGACAGCCGGCTCCTGCGGCATAACGCGGAGATAGCCTCCCGGGCTCTCAAGGTCCCGGTGACGGAAACCGGCGCCGGGGTGTTGGCCCTGCTGGAAAAGACTTCGCTTTTGGAACGGAGACTGAAGGACCTGGAAGAGGACGCCGCCCTCCGCCGGGCTAAAGCCCTGATCGCGGGGAAGCCGGGGTTTGAAGCCCAGGCCGGTGAAGGGAAGGTACTGACAGAGTGCTTAAGCGATACGGATATGGAGGAGGTCCTGCGCATAGGCCGGGCTGCCCAAAAACTAAGCTCCGCAGTGTTGGTGCTTGCCTCCCCTGGTGACCTTAAATTCGCCGGTCTCTGTTCAGTTAAAGCCCTGGACATCCGGCCCTTGTTAAAGGATACAATGGAAAAGCATGGCGGGAAGGGCGGCGGGGGGCCATCCTTCTTTCAGGGCCAGTTTTCCCGGGCGGAGGATTTAACCGCCTTTCTAAAATCAATCCCCCAGGAGGCAGCGATATGA
- a CDS encoding RluA family pseudouridine synthase yields MSSAYPRRLSQGLLLLYEDRDLLVVDKPAGLLSIAAGAERDKTAYWILSEYLRKKGEKRRPAVVHRLDRETSGVMIFAKSDTVKRKLMEHWDATVLERCYIALAEGELKEAQGSIDAPLGEDQRGRVVVVPGGQRAVTHWKVLKTGRRFSLLSLELETGRRNQIRAHLDWLGHPVAGDKKYRAKTDPLHRLCLHAERIVFHHPHDGRVLEFEVKAPLTFQQALKTD; encoded by the coding sequence ATGAGCTCCGCCTATCCCCGTCGTCTAAGCCAAGGTTTACTGCTCCTCTACGAAGACCGTGATCTCCTGGTTGTGGATAAACCGGCGGGGCTGCTCTCCATTGCCGCAGGCGCCGAGCGGGACAAAACAGCCTACTGGATACTTTCGGAATACCTCCGTAAAAAGGGGGAGAAACGCCGGCCTGCGGTGGTACACCGGCTGGACCGGGAAACCTCGGGGGTCATGATCTTCGCCAAGTCTGATACGGTTAAACGGAAGCTCATGGAACATTGGGATGCGACCGTACTGGAACGGTGTTACATAGCCCTGGCGGAGGGCGAATTGAAAGAAGCCCAGGGCTCCATAGACGCGCCCCTGGGGGAAGACCAGCGGGGTAGGGTGGTAGTGGTTCCCGGCGGGCAGCGGGCTGTTACCCATTGGAAGGTCCTTAAAACCGGCCGCCGCTTTTCCCTGCTTTCCCTGGAACTGGAAACCGGCCGGCGCAATCAGATCCGGGCCCACCTTGACTGGCTGGGTCATCCCGTGGCGGGGGATAAAAAATACAGGGCAAAGACCGACCCCCTGCACCGGCTCTGCCTCCACGCGGAACGCATCGTTTTTCATCATCCCCATGACGGACGTGTCCTGGAGTTTGAAGTAAAGGCGCCCCTTACGTTTCAGCAAGCCCTGAAGACGGATTAA
- a CDS encoding Ldh family oxidoreductase: MAEYTEIPYPRLWDFCSRLFPSYGFSAEEGKTITEILLRADLFGIESHGIHRLVRYDEEIKTGMVTVRAKPEIIHETPVSAVMDGHKAMGQLTAVRAMDLAIEKASHSGIGMVTVRNSNHYGIAGYYTGLALEADFIGITMTNTEAICVPTNGKRAMLGTNPIAFAMPADPLPFSFDASTTMVTRGTMEVYQKSGKPVPDNWAVDTKGHPTTDAGEVVRNIIGKFGGGIAPLGGSSEIGGGHKGYGLATMVDICCGILSGGLTSNHINIKPGETGICHYFAAIDYGIFGNKQEQKRALSVFLEELRSSPRVDGKDRIYTHGEKARETMAARINGVIPVNQKTLGEMRTIASRQGVVWDIAP, translated from the coding sequence ATGGCGGAGTATACCGAAATTCCCTATCCCCGGTTGTGGGATTTTTGCAGCAGACTATTCCCAAGCTACGGCTTCAGCGCGGAGGAAGGCAAAACCATTACGGAGATACTCCTGCGGGCCGATCTGTTCGGGATAGAATCCCACGGCATACACCGGCTGGTCCGGTATGACGAGGAGATTAAAACCGGTATGGTTACGGTCCGGGCAAAACCGGAAATCATCCATGAAACCCCGGTCTCTGCCGTAATGGATGGTCATAAAGCCATGGGGCAGCTTACGGCGGTCCGGGCCATGGACTTGGCCATTGAAAAGGCCTCCCATTCCGGAATCGGCATGGTTACGGTACGTAATTCAAATCACTATGGCATAGCGGGGTATTATACCGGGCTCGCCCTGGAGGCGGATTTTATCGGCATAACCATGACCAATACCGAGGCGATCTGTGTACCCACCAACGGTAAGCGGGCCATGCTGGGAACAAACCCCATCGCCTTTGCCATGCCCGCGGATCCCCTGCCCTTTTCCTTTGACGCCTCCACCACCATGGTAACCCGGGGGACCATGGAGGTATACCAAAAAAGCGGCAAGCCCGTACCGGATAACTGGGCGGTGGATACCAAGGGGCATCCTACCACCGACGCCGGGGAAGTTGTCAGAAACATCATCGGAAAATTCGGCGGAGGCATCGCCCCACTGGGGGGAAGTTCCGAAATAGGGGGGGGACATAAGGGTTACGGTCTGGCCACCATGGTGGATATCTGCTGCGGCATCCTTTCCGGGGGACTCACCTCGAATCATATAAACATAAAACCCGGGGAAACCGGTATTTGCCATTATTTTGCCGCCATTGATTACGGCATCTTTGGTAATAAGCAGGAGCAGAAGCGTGCCCTGTCCGTTTTCTTAGAAGAATTACGTTCTTCCCCAAGGGTGGACGGAAAGGACCGTATCTATACCCACGGCGAAAAGGCCAGGGAAACCATGGCCGCCCGCATTAACGGAGTTATTCCGGTAAATCAAAAAACCCTGGGGGAGATGCGGACCATCGCCTCCCGACAGGGTGTGGTATGGGACATAGCCCCTTGA
- a CDS encoding L-ribulose-5-phosphate 3-epimerase, which produces MKPYQIGIYEKAMPKELSWKEKLQTAKSFGYDFLEISIDETDEKLARLKMSAAERLELLSQGCEIGLPIRTMCLSGHRKYPLGSEKAAVRMRSLEIMEDAINFACDTGIRIIQLAGYDVYYDSSTPRTEELFYDGLLQSVQMAAARGVILAFETMETEFMNTVEKAMQYVKRIDSPYLKVYPDCGNLTNAAESYGKDVIEDLRKGRGSIAALHLKETVPGKFREIPYGTGHVNFASIIKTALELNVRTFVTEFWYTGEADFRETIKTSKSFIDRQFTN; this is translated from the coding sequence ATGAAGCCCTACCAGATAGGTATTTATGAAAAGGCTATGCCCAAGGAACTATCCTGGAAGGAAAAACTCCAAACCGCCAAATCCTTTGGGTATGATTTTTTAGAGATAAGTATCGATGAAACCGACGAGAAACTTGCCAGGCTGAAGATGTCTGCGGCGGAGAGGCTGGAACTGCTGAGCCAAGGCTGCGAAATAGGACTCCCCATACGGACCATGTGTTTAAGCGGCCACCGGAAGTATCCCCTGGGCAGCGAAAAGGCCGCAGTAAGAATGCGGAGCCTGGAGATCATGGAAGATGCAATTAACTTTGCCTGCGATACGGGGATCCGGATTATCCAGCTGGCGGGCTACGATGTGTACTACGATTCCTCCACACCCCGGACAGAGGAGCTTTTCTACGACGGGCTCCTCCAATCCGTACAAATGGCCGCTGCCAGGGGTGTTATCCTTGCCTTTGAAACCATGGAAACCGAATTTATGAACACCGTGGAAAAGGCCATGCAGTACGTAAAGCGGATCGATTCTCCTTACCTCAAGGTATATCCTGACTGCGGTAACCTTACCAATGCGGCGGAGAGCTATGGAAAAGATGTAATAGAGGATCTGCGCAAGGGCAGGGGATCCATCGCCGCTCTGCATCTAAAGGAAACGGTCCCCGGTAAATTCCGGGAGATCCCCTACGGAACCGGCCATGTTAATTTTGCCTCCATTATCAAAACCGCCCTGGAACTCAACGTCCGCACCTTTGTTACCGAGTTCTGGTATACCGGCGAGGCGGATTTTCGGGAGACCATCAAAACATCCAAATCTTTTATTGACCGGCAATTTACCAATTAA
- the araD gene encoding L-ribulose-5-phosphate 4-epimerase, whose protein sequence is MLEELKEKVCAANKKLPDYHLVTFTWGNVSAIDRKAGLVVIKPSGVEYDDMKAEHMVVVDLDGKIVEGKLNPSSDTATHLVLYKASPDIGGIVHTHSSYATIFAQANLDIPAQGTTQADYFYGDIPCTRQMTEAEINGAYEYETGKVIVETFEKRKLSFAQIPAVVVASHGPFAWGKDPFEAVHNAVVQEEVARMALFVLLLDPKGGKIQQTLLDKHYLRKHGANAYYGQRSGGEHA, encoded by the coding sequence ATGCTGGAAGAACTAAAAGAAAAGGTGTGTGCGGCAAATAAAAAGCTGCCGGATTATCATTTGGTTACCTTTACCTGGGGTAATGTGAGCGCCATAGATCGGAAAGCCGGTCTCGTGGTTATTAAACCCAGCGGTGTTGAATACGATGATATGAAGGCCGAACACATGGTGGTGGTGGACCTGGATGGCAAGATTGTTGAGGGCAAGCTGAACCCATCGTCGGACACGGCAACCCACCTGGTCCTTTACAAGGCCTCCCCCGATATAGGCGGTATCGTCCATACCCATTCAAGCTATGCTACCATATTTGCCCAGGCAAATCTGGATATCCCTGCCCAGGGTACTACCCAGGCGGATTACTTTTACGGCGACATACCCTGTACCCGGCAAATGACCGAAGCGGAAATAAACGGCGCCTATGAATACGAAACCGGAAAGGTGATAGTTGAGACCTTTGAAAAACGGAAACTTTCCTTTGCCCAAATACCTGCGGTTGTTGTGGCAAGCCACGGCCCCTTTGCCTGGGGGAAGGACCCCTTTGAAGCGGTCCACAATGCGGTGGTGCAGGAAGAAGTTGCAAGGATGGCCCTGTTTGTATTACTGCTTGACCCTAAGGGCGGCAAAATCCAGCAAACCCTGCTTGATAAACACTATCTGCGCAAGCACGGTGCAAACGCCTACTATGGGCAGAGGTCCGGCGGGGAACATGCATGA
- a CDS encoding FGGY-family carbohydrate kinase, producing the protein MFDIDSCAVAMNVTTPEEFCTIAGTWSINEYPSKTPVTDGSIAMNSLFAIPGYFLVEECSATSAGNLDWFTEHFIDKHEIPEGRKLYEYLDGEVEKIKPEDSDVYFLPFLYGSNDNPLGRAAFVGLSSYNEKIHSIRAIYEGVVFSHKTHIDRLLKTRKPPKTIRMAGGAVNSVVWVQMFADILGYPIETIAVKELGALGCAMAAAIAAGEFKDYGEAVASMVRVDRTVNPNPDRAAIYKKKYEKYSAIRDALGGVWDIFK; encoded by the coding sequence ATGTTCGACATCGATTCCTGCGCCGTGGCCATGAACGTTACCACCCCGGAGGAGTTCTGCACCATCGCCGGTACCTGGAGTATCAACGAGTACCCCTCAAAGACGCCGGTAACCGATGGCAGCATAGCCATGAATTCCCTCTTTGCCATCCCGGGATATTTTCTGGTGGAGGAGTGCAGCGCCACCTCCGCGGGGAACCTGGACTGGTTCACCGAACATTTTATCGACAAACATGAAATACCCGAAGGGAGAAAACTCTACGAGTATCTTGACGGGGAAGTTGAAAAGATCAAGCCCGAAGACAGTGATGTATACTTCCTGCCCTTCCTGTACGGCTCCAACGATAATCCCCTGGGCCGCGCCGCCTTTGTGGGGCTCAGTTCCTACAACGAAAAGATACACAGCATACGGGCCATATACGAAGGTGTCGTTTTTTCCCATAAAACCCATATTGACCGGCTGCTCAAAACCCGCAAGCCCCCAAAGACGATACGCATGGCCGGCGGAGCGGTAAATTCCGTGGTGTGGGTACAGATGTTCGCCGACATTCTGGGTTATCCCATTGAGACCATCGCGGTTAAGGAACTGGGCGCCCTGGGCTGCGCCATGGCGGCGGCCATAGCGGCGGGGGAATTCAAAGATTATGGGGAAGCGGTAGCTTCTATGGTAAGGGTAGATAGGACGGTAAACCCGAATCCCGATAGGGCCGCGATATATAAGAAAAAATATGAAAAGTATTCCGCAATACGCGATGCCCTGGGCGGCGTGTGGGATATTTTTAAGTAG
- a CDS encoding erythritol/L-threitol dehydrogenase, which translates to MSNYPKTMKALVAYSPTDYRFEKAYPSPECGDDDIIIKVEGCGICAGDVKCQHGAAMFWGDDVQPSWVRPPFIPGHEFLGFVVEMGKNVKGYEIGDRLTADQIVPCGECRFCKSGQYWMCQPHGMHGFHKEFNGGMAEYVRYTKNAILHKVPKDLPLDKALLIEPYACSKHAVDRAKIQCEDIVVISGAGTLGLGMVTYAAMKNPKALISLDMVDERLAKAKAFGATHVFNPGKIDVIAEIMKMTDNYGCDIYIEATGHPSSVIQGLSAIRKLGTFVEFSVFSGPTSVDWSIIGDRKELDILGSHLSPYCFPFVIDGIAKNTLKTDGMIKTTFKLDEWEKAYDYATGKHGDFKVAFIP; encoded by the coding sequence ATGAGTAACTATCCGAAAACTATGAAGGCCTTGGTCGCGTATAGCCCGACCGATTACCGTTTTGAGAAAGCGTATCCGTCTCCGGAATGCGGTGATGATGATATCATCATTAAGGTTGAGGGCTGCGGTATCTGCGCAGGGGATGTGAAATGTCAGCACGGCGCGGCCATGTTCTGGGGTGATGATGTTCAGCCCTCATGGGTACGGCCCCCCTTTATTCCCGGCCATGAATTTTTAGGGTTCGTGGTTGAAATGGGCAAGAACGTCAAGGGGTATGAAATTGGGGACCGGCTTACCGCAGACCAGATAGTTCCCTGCGGCGAGTGCCGGTTCTGTAAAAGCGGGCAGTACTGGATGTGCCAGCCCCACGGTATGCACGGTTTCCATAAGGAATTTAACGGCGGTATGGCGGAATATGTGCGCTATACGAAAAACGCTATCCTGCACAAGGTCCCCAAGGATCTTCCCCTGGATAAGGCACTGCTTATCGAACCCTACGCCTGTTCCAAACACGCCGTTGACCGCGCCAAAATCCAGTGTGAGGATATCGTTGTAATCTCCGGCGCCGGTACCCTGGGGCTGGGTATGGTAACCTATGCGGCCATGAAGAACCCCAAGGCCCTCATCTCCCTTGACATGGTTGATGAGCGGCTTGCCAAAGCTAAGGCCTTCGGCGCCACCCATGTATTTAATCCCGGCAAGATAGATGTAATAGCGGAGATCATGAAAATGACCGATAACTACGGCTGTGATATTTATATTGAGGCCACCGGCCATCCCTCCAGCGTTATTCAGGGCCTGAGCGCTATTCGTAAGCTCGGGACCTTTGTGGAATTCAGTGTGTTCTCCGGCCCCACCAGTGTGGATTGGTCCATCATCGGCGATCGTAAGGAGCTGGATATCCTGGGTTCACATCTTTCCCCCTACTGTTTCCCCTTTGTTATTGATGGTATTGCCAAAAACACCCTGAAGACCGATGGGATGATAAAGACTACCTTCAAGTTGGATGAATGGGAAAAGGCCTACGATTACGCCACCGGTAAACATGGGGACTTCAAAGTAGCATTTATTCCCTGA
- a CDS encoding ABC transporter permease, with amino-acid sequence MAVHKIKLNLRNQAVWIMLIAVVLVFSIAIPNFATSGNFITILRQVSNIGILSVGMTFVLIAGGIDLSIGAMIALIGVASALFMTKFGLHPVPACVLGLLLGVLIGLINGLFVTYTRMPPLIMTLGMSYVVKGMAYIINGGYPVYGLPPGIKVLGQGYILTYVPVCVLIMAGIIILGAIIMNQTHLGRQFYALGGNEEAARLSGINVKRVRVISYIICGFLAAASGILMMSRVNSGQPLSGTGMEMDALIACVVGGISVAGGEGRATGMIGGMLVMGVLANGLAVGGMSEYMQTVVKGGVLIIVVAVDCLSRKQKI; translated from the coding sequence ATGGCTGTACATAAAATCAAACTCAATCTGCGTAATCAAGCGGTTTGGATTATGCTTATCGCGGTGGTATTGGTATTTTCCATCGCTATTCCGAATTTTGCCACATCGGGTAACTTTATCACGATCCTGCGGCAGGTATCGAACATCGGAATTCTGTCGGTGGGGATGACCTTTGTACTGATTGCCGGAGGCATAGATCTTTCTATCGGGGCCATGATCGCCCTAATCGGCGTGGCCAGTGCATTATTTATGACGAAATTCGGGCTCCATCCCGTGCCCGCCTGCGTCCTGGGGCTTTTGTTGGGGGTTCTTATCGGGCTTATCAATGGCCTCTTTGTTACCTACACCCGTATGCCCCCCCTTATTATGACCCTGGGTATGAGCTACGTGGTTAAGGGTATGGCCTACATCATTAACGGCGGCTATCCGGTATACGGCCTGCCGCCGGGAATTAAAGTTCTAGGCCAGGGCTATATCCTGACCTATGTGCCGGTTTGTGTGCTGATCATGGCGGGCATTATCATCCTTGGGGCCATCATCATGAATCAAACCCATCTGGGGCGGCAGTTTTATGCCCTGGGGGGGAATGAGGAAGCGGCCCGGCTTTCGGGGATCAATGTAAAACGGGTACGGGTAATTTCCTATATCATCTGCGGTTTCCTGGCGGCGGCTTCGGGCATACTGATGATGTCCCGGGTTAATTCCGGGCAGCCCCTGAGTGGAACCGGTATGGAAATGGATGCCCTGATTGCCTGTGTGGTGGGGGGAATCAGTGTCGCCGGAGGGGAAGGCCGGGCCACGGGAATGATCGGCGGCATGCTGGTCATGGGGGTCCTGGCCAATGGCTTGGCCGTAGGCGGTATGAGCGAATATATGCAGACCGTCGTAAAAGGCGGGGTGCTGATCATCGTTGTTGCGGTGGATTGCCTTTCTCGAAAACAAAAGATATAA
- a CDS encoding sugar ABC transporter ATP-binding protein, with protein MQNNILLELRHISKQYPGVLALDDISVSFRKSEVHALIGENGAGKSTLIKVLSGAISPDSGEIEFDGTVYTGMTPHISTDLGLAVIYQEFNLLPSLSVAENVFIGNLQGNTVFIDRRKCEDQTRVLFKRMGIDINPRTAVRDLSVAYKQMVEIAKALSKNVRVLIMDEPTAPLTSKETDILLEIVRTLKEQGVTVIFITHRLAEVFQIADRVTVMRDGRFIQVTDTKDINRDDLIKAMVGRQISDAYPKRNTPIGKPVLEALEIKGPGVEGVSFEVHEGEILGFAGLVGAGRTETMRFLFGADRKKSGTVKLDGKEILIKTPEDAVTLGIGLIPEDRKLHGVVLGFPIRWNISLAILEKISHFSLLNKSKEKKIADGMVSSLGIKTPHIMQQAKNLSGGNQQKVVLAKWLAANCKVLIFDEPTRGIDVGARYEIYKLMNELCEQKKAIIMISSDMEELLGMSDRIIVLCEGRQTGSLTKEEFSQENILNLASGQA; from the coding sequence ATGCAAAACAACATTCTTCTGGAGCTGCGTCATATTTCCAAGCAGTATCCCGGTGTGCTGGCGTTGGATGATATTTCCGTAAGTTTTAGAAAAAGTGAAGTTCATGCGCTGATCGGGGAAAACGGCGCCGGTAAGTCTACCCTTATCAAGGTACTGTCCGGCGCTATCAGCCCCGATTCGGGTGAAATTGAATTTGACGGAACCGTTTATACCGGCATGACCCCCCATATTTCCACGGACTTAGGCCTGGCGGTGATCTACCAGGAATTTAACCTGCTGCCCTCCCTGAGCGTGGCGGAAAATGTGTTTATCGGGAACCTCCAGGGGAATACCGTTTTTATTGACCGCAGAAAATGTGAAGACCAGACCCGGGTACTTTTTAAGCGGATGGGGATAGACATAAATCCCAGAACAGCGGTACGGGACCTGTCGGTGGCCTACAAACAGATGGTGGAAATTGCCAAGGCGCTTTCCAAAAATGTCCGGGTGCTGATCATGGACGAACCTACCGCCCCCCTTACCTCAAAGGAAACAGACATACTGCTGGAAATTGTGCGGACCCTGAAGGAACAGGGGGTAACGGTTATCTTTATTACCCACCGGCTTGCGGAGGTGTTCCAGATTGCCGACAGGGTTACGGTTATGCGGGACGGCCGTTTTATCCAGGTGACGGATACAAAAGACATAAACCGGGATGATCTGATTAAGGCGATGGTGGGTCGGCAGATCAGCGACGCCTATCCTAAGCGTAATACGCCCATCGGGAAACCCGTGCTGGAGGCCCTGGAGATAAAAGGCCCTGGGGTCGAAGGGGTCAGTTTTGAGGTGCACGAAGGGGAGATCCTGGGTTTTGCGGGTCTTGTCGGCGCGGGCCGGACAGAAACAATGCGGTTCTTATTCGGTGCGGACAGGAAAAAATCCGGAACCGTGAAACTTGATGGCAAAGAAATTTTGATAAAAACACCGGAGGACGCCGTTACATTAGGCATAGGCCTGATACCGGAGGACCGGAAACTCCACGGCGTGGTGTTAGGGTTTCCCATCCGCTGGAATATCTCTTTGGCGATACTGGAAAAGATATCCCATTTTTCTCTGCTTAATAAATCTAAGGAGAAAAAGATTGCCGACGGCATGGTGAGTTCCCTGGGAATTAAAACGCCCCATATCATGCAGCAGGCAAAAAACTTATCCGGAGGGAATCAGCAAAAGGTGGTACTGGCAAAATGGCTTGCGGCCAACTGCAAGGTGCTTATCTTTGATGAGCCGACCCGGGGAATTGATGTGGGGGCTCGGTATGAAATATACAAACTGATGAATGAATTATGCGAACAGAAAAAGGCGATCATCATGATCTCTTCTGATATGGAAGAACTGTTGGGAATGTCCGACAGAATAATAGTGCTCTGTGAAGGCCGTCAAACCGGAAGCCTTACTAAAGAAGAATTTTCCCAGGAAAACATATTAAACCTGGCTTCCGGGCAGGCATAA